DNA from Tachypleus tridentatus isolate NWPU-2018 chromosome 8, ASM421037v1, whole genome shotgun sequence:
GTGCTTTGTTAGCAGCTATATGGGAAGGTCATACTTCTTGTGTGAAGCTCATGTTAGAAAAGGTTTGTAATAGTTTTGTCTTGTCTTTTGTTTggaatacaaacaaaaagaaataatttaagcaatttgatgtaatattatttttcataatttgggttttcattttaatattcaacaatccAAGATAAACCCATCCTTTGTCCTtgttatgaactttaaaaatgtgTGGATggatattatgataaataacacaaaattccTGACTTTCACACAACTTATTTATGAGAAAACCTTAGAGTTTCATTATTACCTCAtcaaaagttttgtataaactttaacaACTCTGAACATATTCAAATGTGGTATACATTGTGTGATGGTCAAGGTGACTTTGTATGAAGAGGTAGTGGCTAAATTAATGGTGGTAGATGTGCTTTCTCTTACCCACTTTTAACACCCAGCTCTTGATGTCCTTTTACAATgtttcacgtgattaattaattgTTGGTCATTGGCTGAAACTGAAAGGTCATGGGCCACAGTAAGAACAAATGGCTCTTCATTATCAGCCTTATTGTGGTTATTGAGGTAGAAACTTCAGCTTTTGCAATAGTGTTGGCTATTTTATTTCATTGCCTGTGTGTATATAGACACTGCTAGCGCAGTCTATGAGATACATAAGATGTTTGTGTGACCTCCCACATTATGCATGTTGTTTTatagtaaatttaatttttttctgttataagaATGTGGTGGAATCTATTAATGGAGTTaacattaacttatttttaaaataacaacaataacggGCAATTGGGGGATTTTGAAACCTCCCCAGTAACATGCCCCTTGTTCCAAACTAACATTCCATAAAGTTTGATTGAGATTGGCCCAGCAACATAGGATTAGTTAGGAAATGAACAGACAGACACaggttctgtactttatttacatacaaattttctgAATATTCCAAttataacaattaacaaaaataattttcctttctTACATTGTAATTTCAACTAAGAATATTTagattaaagaaaatatgtaaatacaagTTAATCTAATTTAGTATTTAACAATATCTTGAATCTAATGTGATCAAGTAAATTATACATACACAAGCAGATACATTAGTTCAGTTATGTGGTAGGCAGTTAGCTTTAGTAGGAAAGTGTTCTCTAAAAAAAATTGTGCTTCTGAAAAAAATAAGTGGCTCTACTGCTTTAAAAGTTCATAATGCTAGAACTGCATGGCTTATCACAACATAAAGTTGCTCGTAATGAAAGAGTTTAACGTGTATAAGTGCCTTCaagatcttaaaaaaaaaagcttaaaaatACTATACAAGTTACATCCCATACCATTAAGACACACAGGAGTGATAGTTTTGCAGTTTTCCACTTTCTATAGCTCTACTGGACCTTTACTTTATATACTAGATTTTAAAGCAATCCATTAAGGAATACACAAGATATAACATCTTCAATtttcattttctctctctttttttcttcatacaaaaaatacagaaattttatttggtagaaaaaaattttttttatagagtACACTGATAGATCTTTGACACCTATGATGTAAAATTTGCTCTAAATATAAGCCAGACAtgtaaagttattcaacaaaaacagcTCAGGTTTGATCAAAATGTTTGCACACACCTATTTAAAAAATCACATGAGCCTTTAGTCTCCAATTTTTACTACAGCTTGACCTAAGAGTAAAAGATGTaaggattttatatttttatttggattAAAGATGGTTGATGGAGAATTGCAAACTATAGGGTGAAATTGCTTgcattggttaggccaagcaaactcgATTAGCTGTTTCTAatacaagttttcaaaagaattgtGTAGGTGGATGGttattatttactgttcattgccaacttttaagCACAGATTTGCTAACTCTCATGAAAGTCTCCTAATTAAAGAGCATTTAGCATCATGTGATGTTAGCTTAAgcaattattgtaaataatttgcttCATACAGTCATACCAAGTGCGTGCTAGTGACGACAACAAACTATTAATCTAGTTTCCACGGTATTactataaagaaagttattaacacTCTTAGAAAGGAGAGACTATcaccatattttataaaatttggttGGTTCTGTGGAGAATAAGTGTTCTGAAAAAAAGGGGTTGTTATCCTAAAGCTAATATTAGTTACTATCATGACTCACTTTCTTACTTGTTATAGTTTGTTAGTATGCTTTGAAAAAGTcatctaataaaaaaacacaaagatgTGTGAAGAAAAGGTGCATCcaaaaaaaaatgattaagtGACTcgaaggaatgaaataaaaactggtaGCTACTCTTGTAGCATTGTTAAGAATTTtgtagaaaatattcattcaataGTTAGCTAagatacatattatattttaccaaccATCTTGCCCCAAGTTGAACACACAAAAATGCAGCCACCTACCAATTTTGATTTAATTCCTTTGAGTTGCCTGCTGAATCCTTTTCTTGTGTTCCTTTACTTCACATCTAAGTTGTCTTTGATTTGATCAAAATTTACAACAGTTCACCATTTCTGCAATTCTTCAGATGGTGATCTTTATAGATTTTGTGATCAGAAATTCATTGGTACCACTATATTATTGTAGCATTTAGTATTGTCATAATATACACAATGTGCATTATATCACAGTATGTGGTAATCCACACTGGAAATACCATTAATCTGCACCTGGGTAGTCTAGTCTAGTCTAGTCtataagaaaagtttaatttttttttctgattaagttagatatttgtataaaaaacttCTTTATTGGCTTAAGATATTCTGATCACTAACCTTCAGTGTgcaaatttaacattatttatcacACAAGACAATGTACAACtatggatatttattttaaacaaatatttgtaggTTTTATTTGATTCATCTGATTATTTTGATTTGAATAAAATTTCTTCATACAGACAATTAATTTTCAGATATGAAAGtgatttttacaacaaaaaatatatttcaataaacatttatataattactTGTGTCCATGCATGTTTATAGCACACCCAAGTGTAATACTTCTTTCCTGTGCTCAAAGTACAATTTATAGAATTTAAACAGCTTTATGAGAAATGAATGGTAAATCATTATTATTGACaaattttatctgtttatatttttataccacAATCACACAGAATAATgaacaaataatcaaatattgtaATGAACTAAACAAAAGTCAGAATAGTACCATCTGTGTGcatttaatttataacatttgtgTAATATGGGTTTGACagtttaattcattatttatatgAGATGCAAGTTACCAATACTAtacagataacactatgtaacaaaatttttactttttcttttcctgggcagaaagtgttatttcccaactgcttatgcctaaagtaaatggaaaagacctatttttctcttcaaactttgcttttgtgacctgggtaatgaaattttcaaatttacccattttccagaacattctaggtagatttagtgctgagtagctgatagagaattttcaagaactttttagaagTTTCTAGAACTtaccatagtaatatatatatatatatatatatatatatatatagggctaaccacccaccacttcaatttagttctagctgcctaattGAATAtgtagacctatctgattttatcagagatgacataagaagttgcaagcattctccagatgtaTTCTGCTATCAAAAcgagagcaaaaaagtactctgtgacagcatctgctaaaatgtatgaagcctacaagccatattttggcatgcttgtcagggatcaagacaaaccctgggcacctcattttacctgcaagcaatgcaaaaaaaaagactagaaggtaagacagacaatttttgcttgtgtgaatagtaaaattttatattacacaaattttagaccttttaaaatgtagatttaatttatttcttttattaccaatagtatagaaaaaatatcataatattttgcatgaacctcttacacattagttgtggatgaaataaatttattcttcataatacttttattttgctcttttgcaggatggtacagaggggaaaagagagccatgaagtttgctattccaagaagtTGGTGGGAACCCACTGACCACTTAAGCAATTGTTACTTCTACATGATGGTTCCTTCCAaatgtcgggctggcaagaatgcatctgttatcatgtatccagaccttccatcaCCCCactgccacactgccctgagctccctgtacctactctgccagagagaaagcagccatctcgaaaaactactcacttgtaaacatttttgtataactttagtataagtacatgtaaattttgattcatatgttgtcttattcagaccttatgtaaatgaaaatgtgcaaatttgcctgctTTTACATACAAGGTAGGTTAATTTCATTAACAAGGTCACAAATACaacgtttgaagggaataatggccattttctgtactttaaaacataagcaattaagaaataacatactctccaggaacaaaatttgtgttgcatagtgtaatcaGTTGCAAATGTAATGTAGTGCCTATAAATGGAATGTTTGACAGGATGATTATCATGATTCATTTGTGAACACTGCTATATGTTTAGGAATTAGTATGTacattgtgtatatatgtatccCCCATATGAATCATGCAACGAAACAGTgtcattttgaatatttaattggTCACTTACTGACATGTATACACACAATTGatttatgtgtacatataatGTTACACATACAGCTACAGCATATCCTCATTTATACctaataaatacatacaaatataattattgatcACATTATCTCTCTCCACATGGGTTAATCATATAGTTCAGATACTctgaacttttaatatattatgtcCACAAAATTTGACAATAgtgcactaaatttttatttaataaaataatgcaataaagGGCATAGaataatatgtgaaaaaaagaaTGTCccataactatcataatttttcaGGCTTTTCTAtctctggaagaaaaaaaaatctaaaactttATCCAGTTACTAACAGCAGTCCCATGGGAACCGAAACATTATCTCAAAGTAGTTTACATTTTTATGTGCAGAAAACAGTAgtataatatgtcatttgatagatgaaaacctttgGCTTCTTATTGATTATAACTAATATAACTTATATAACATAAGAGAGAACTACTGACAAATCCTGAAAAAAAGAGGATAAAAATTTGCATTTTCtgaatgattatattattatagtaatttacATTAAGTTTCACATTTAGCAAATTAGACATTTACAAAGgatattttcaacataaaaactAATTATGATTGCTGtggaaatgtcatatttttaaaagtactgCAATGTTCTATATAAACTGCAAAACCACATGAaacatttgttgatttttaaactttttttctttacagttaaTCATAGATTTTACCAGTAACAATATGACTCAtgtgaacaaatatttcaataaaagttttgttgataaatatgtaaacttCATTAACTAACAAATTACTTGTAACCAGCAGAACATATTCCATTCTTAAGTGTTGTtacttgtatataattaaaaataaggtaaaaattaatataatagcATCAAAACAGATATAGCTATGGTTCTTAGCTACCAAATTACTTAAATGATAGCTTAGAAGACCTTCAGATGTCAAAATGGTTGATATACATACCTTTCTTATCCCAGGCTGCAGTTGGTTGGAGATAATAAGCATTTATTTATACCCAAAGGTAAACGACAACAAAAGAAGTttccataacactatgtaacacaaattttgttcctgcatagtatgtgttatttcttaattgcttgtgttgtaaaagtacaaaaaatggccattattcccttcaaactttccttttgtgacctgcataatgaaatttagaaatttaccTATTAAAATTgcatataaatcaaaatttacatgtacttatactaaagttatacacaaatatttagaagtgagtagtttttcgagatttgagactaatgtaaatcactttcatgtatcagcccccataTGTAGTCTccca
Protein-coding regions in this window:
- the LOC143258679 gene encoding uncharacterized protein LOC143258679 isoform X3, coding for MQKKRLEGWYRGEKRAMKFAIPRSWWEPTDHLSNCYFYMMVPSKCRAGKNASVIMYPDLPSPHCHTALSSLYLLCQRESSHLEKLLTWCQQMWNHTRWHQLS